Sequence from the Streptomyces sp. R33 genome:
CGTAGCTGCGCCGCGCCGGCTCGATGCGGATCTGGCAGCGCAGCGCGAGGGCGTGGACGCGCTGGTCGGCGGCGGTGGTGATGCGCAGCCGGAACACGAGGGTGGGGCCGGCCGCGTACGGGTCGGCGCGCACCCCGGTGCAGGCGAAGGTGAAGTCGCTCATGCCCGCCCCTCCCCCGCCGCGGCGGGGACCTTGGCCCGGCGCTCCACCTGTGCGAAGAAGGCGTTCAGCGCGGCGCGGGCCTCGGCCCCGCCGTCGAAGCCCTGCCACAGCAGCCGCATCCGCCCCACCAGTTCGTAGCAGATGTCGATGGGCACGAGGTAGCACTCGGTGCGGCCCTCGGCCCGGCGCAGCAGCAGCGCCTCCACGTCGGGTTCGAGCAGCGAGGCGAGTGCCCCGCCGCCGAGTACGTGCTGCCAGGTGGCCGGGTCCAGTTCGCTCTCGGTGGCTCCGGCCGGGCTCGGGTAGAGCGCGACCAGCCGGTCGAGGGCGGCGTTGCGGAAGAAGAAGGCGACGCCGACCGGGATCTGCAGCTGCTCCCAGGCGCCCTCCTCGAGCCGGTGCTCCGGGTCGGTGAGGTAGCGGTCGGGGACGGCGCGGAAGCGACCGGTGGCGGCGCCGGGCCGGTCGAACAGGAGGGCGCACGCGGTGCAGGCGCAGACCAGCGCCCGCTTCTCGGTCTCCACCAGGTGGCGGTGGCCGTCCTCGGGCACGGCCACCCCGCACAGCTCGCAGCGCTCGGGCCGGGGCGGCCGGGGCCCGGTGAACCGGCGCAGGCCGCGCGGGCCGCGCAGCCCGGCCGGACCGGCGGAGCCCGTGCGCGGCTCCGCCGGTGCCCAGGGGTGCCGCGCGCTCACCGGGCCCGTGCCGGGGCCTGCGGGCGGGTGCCGATCTGGAGCAGGGGCAGCGGCACCCCGGCCGGTTCCAGTTCCACCGCGGTCACCTCGGGCGCGAAGCAGGCCAGGGCGTCCTCGACGCCCTGCGGCACCGCGTCGCCGGCGGACCCGCAGCCGCAGCCGCCGCCCGGCGCGGACCGCAGGCGCAGGACGCCGGTGGCCTCGTCGAAGCCGGCCAGCGACACGGGGTCCCGTACGGAGTCCAGGGCGCGGGCGATCCGGGTGTGGACGTCCTCGGGGTGCAGGTCGTGCAGGGCCAGCAGGCTCGCGACGAGCTCGTCGTCCAGCAGCCCGCCGAGGCGCTCCACGCCGAGCCGCTCCACGATCCGGGCGAGCCCGGCCCCGTAGAAGTCCATGAGCACGCGCACCAGTTCCTCGGCGGCGGCGCAGGCCTCGCGGTCACCGCCGGCGGCCAGCCGGTCGAGGACCTCGTCCACCCGCCGGCCCGCCTCGCGGGCGTCGGTCGCAGCCCCGCTCATCCGCCCAGTCCGCTCAGGCCGGTGGGCACGTGCATCTGCTTCACCGTCTTGCCACCGCCGACGTACATGTGCACGCCGCAGGGCAGGCACGGGTCGAAGCTGCGCACGGCGCGCATGATGTCGATGCCCTTGAAGTTCTCCGGGGAGTTCTCCTCGAAGATCGGGGTGTTCTGGACGGCGTCCTCGTACGGTCCGGGGGTGCCGAAGGTGTCGCGGGTGCTGGCGTTCCACGGGGTCGGCGGGTACGGGTGGTAGTTGGCGATCTTGCCGTCGCGGATCACCATGTGGTGCGAGAGCACGCCGCGGACGGCCTCGGTGAACCCGACTCCGATGGACTCGTCCGGGACCTCGAACTTCTCCCAGGTCTGGGTGCGTCCGGCGCGCACCTCCTTGAGTCCCTGCTCGGCGCAGTGCAGTGCTACGGCGGCCGCGTACGCCTGGAAGTACGTGCGGGCGCGGTTGCGCTCCAGCGCGTTGCTCCACTTCGGGATCTTCCACTCGAAGCGCGTCTCGGGCTTGGTCATCGTGCGCGGCAGGTTGATGACGACGCTGTTGCCGGTGGCCTTGACGTAGCCGATGTCGACGAGCCCGGAGAGGGCGGTGGACCACAGGCGGGCGATCGGGCCGCCGCCGGTGTCGAGGGCGAGGTGGTCCTTGCCGTCGAACCAGCGCGGGGACATCACCCAGCTGTACTTGTCGTCGAAGTTGCGCTTCTGCGGGGCGGGGATGGTGTGCTGGTTCCACGGGTGGCGGGCGTCGACGGGGTTGCCGAGCGGGTCGTGCGTGACGAACTTCTCCTGGCCCGCCCAGTCGTCGTAGTACGAGCTGCCCAGCAGGATGCGGATGCCGAGGTTGATCTCGGTGAGGTCGTTGGTGACGAGTTTGCCGTCCACGACCACACCGGGGGTGACGAACATCTTCCGTCCCCAGTCGGTCATGTTGGCGTACGTGAAGTCGCAGTACTCGGGATCGTTGAGCGCGCCCCAGCAGCCCAGCAGGACGCGCCGGCGGCCGACCTCCTCGTACCCGGGCAGGGCCTCGTAGAAGAAGTCGAAGAGGTCGTCGTGGAGCGGGACGACCCGCTTCATGAACTCCACGTACCTCATGAGGCGGCTCATGTAGTCCGTGAAGAGCTGGACGGAGGCGATGGTGCCGACGCCGCCCGGGTAGAGGGTGGAGGGGTGCACGTGGCGGCCCTCCATCAGGCAGAACATCTCGCGCGTGTAGCGGCTGACCTGGAGGGCCTCGCGGTAGAACTCGCCCTCGATGGGGTTGAGCGAGCGCATGATGTCGGCGATGGTGCGGTAGCCGTGGTCCCCGGCGTGAGGGGCCTCGGTGCGTTCGGCGAGTTCGAGGACCCCCGGGTTGGTCTCGCGGACCATCTTCTCGCAGTAGTCGACCCCGACCAGGTTCTCCTGGAAGATGTTGTGGTCGAACATGTACTCCGCCGACTCGCCCAGGTTGATGATCCACTCGGCGAGGTGGGGCGGCTTCACTCCGTACGCCATGTTCTGCGTGTAGACGGAACAGGTGGCGTGGTTGTCGCCGCAGATGCCGCAGATGCGGCTGGTGATGAAGTGCGCGTCGCGGGGGTCCTTGCCGCGCATGAAGACGCTGTAGCCGCGGAAGACCGACGAGGTGCTGTAGCACTCCGCGACCTTCTTCTGCTTGAAGTCGATCTTCGTGTGGATGCCGAGACTGCCCACGATCCGGGTGATCGGATCCCAGGCCATCTCCACCAGGCCGCTGCCGTCGCCGGCCGCCTTCGTCTTCGGTGTCATCTTGTCTGCCGTGACCCTTCTTGGAGACGGGAGCTGGAGGTTCTTGGAAGCGGAGCGGTGGTGGGGCGGACGTGGTGCGGACGCGGAGCTGCGGGCGGCCGGGTCACCAGGGCTTGCGGTAGCCGGTGGTCAGCTGGCGCCCCGGGTGGCGCCACTTCGGCTCCTGGTCCACGGTGTGCTCGGTGATCGCCCTGAGCTTGCGGATCACCGTGCCGTAGACCCCGCTGGCGGTGGCGGACACCTTCGCGCCGGGAGGCTCGTCCATGAACGGCATGAACTTGTCGGGGAAGCCCGGCATGGTGCAGGCGATGCAGATGCCGCCGACGTTGGGACAGCCGCCGATGCCGTTCATCCAGCCGCGCTTGGGGACGTTGCACTTGACGACGGGGCCCCAGCAGCCGAGTTTGACCAGGCACTTGGGCGAGTCGTAGGTGTGGGCGAACTCGCCCTGCTCGTAGTAGCCGGCCCGGTCGCAGCCCTCGTGCACGGTGGCGCCGAACAGCCAGGTCGGACGCAGCTTGTCGTCCAGCGGGATCATCGGGGCGGAGCCGGCTGCCTGGTAGAGCAGGTAGGTGAGGGTCTCCGAGAAGTTGTCCGGCTGGATCGGGCAGCCCGGGACGCACACGATCGGGATGCCGGCCTTCGAGGTCCAGTCCCAGCCGAGGTAGTCAGGCACGCCCATGGCGCCGGTGGGGTTGCCCTCCATCGCGTGGATGCCGCCGTACGTGGCGCAGGTGCCGATCGCGACCACGGCGAGGGCCTTGGGCGCGAGGCGGTCGATCCACTCGCTGGTGGTGATGGGCTGGCCGGTCTCCGGGTCGTCGCCGAAGCCGCACCAGTAGCCCTCGGGTTTGATCTTCTCGTTGGGGATCGAGCCTTCGACGACGAGCACGAAGGGGTCGATCTCCCCGCGCTCCCCCTTGAAGAACCATTCGATGAACGTGTCGGCGCCGCCGACCGGTCCGCATTCGAAGTCGATCAGCGGCCAGTGCACGGCGATCTTGGGCAGGCCCGGCAGGACGCCCATGACGATCTCTTCGATGCTGGGCTGCATCGCTGCCGTCAGGGACACCGAGTCGCCGTCGCAGCTCAGTCCGGCGTTGATCCAGAGGATGTGGATCGTGGGGTCCTCTACTGCCGTGCTCGGCGTTGCTGCATCCATGAGGATCGCTCCTTGGGGAGGGATGCGGGGAAGGTGGGTGGGGCGGGGACGGGGACGGCGGACGGGCGGGTGCACCGCGCCGGCCTCACCCTTCTTGCTAGCAGCCGGCCGAGCCGGGTGCCCTGTCTTGTTCGGCCGGTCCAGTGACTGCGGGCCGCCGGGAGGGCAGCGGCGCGGTCCGCCGTCCGGGCACGGTCCGCTCCAGGTGGGCCGGGGTGCGGTCGGGGAGCTCCTTGCGCACGAAGGCACGGCGCAGGGCGTGGTACGGGGCCTGCGGGTCGAAGAAGGTCTCCCGCATCCGCGCGAGTTCTGCCTCGCGGTAGGCGGCGAGCGGCCGGACGCTCTCGTCGGCGTCGCGGCGGGCCTTCTTGCCGGCGATCCGGGACCGGATGGCGGGCGAGTCCGCCACCCGGACGGCGAGCCGGGCGGTCTCGTCCGCGAAGGCCTGCGGGCCGCAGTCGATCGTACGGTCGACCAGCCCGAGCCGCCGGGCGGCTTCGGCGCTGAGGGGCAGGGCGTCGGCGGTGAGGCGGTCGGCGACGCCGGTCCCGGTCCGGCGGGGCAGCGTGTAGGTCCAGTACTCGGATCCGTGCAGGCCCATCAGCCGGTAGTGCGGGTTCAGCACCACGCCGGTACGGCACCAGACCTCGTCGGCGGCGAGCGCGAGCATGGCCCCGCCGGCCGCCGCGTTGCCGCCGAGGGCGGCCACGACGAACCGGTCGGTGGTGGTGAGGACGGCCTCGACCAGGTCGTCCATGGCGTTGATGTTGGCCCAGGACTCCTCGGCGGGGTCGGCAGCCGCCTCGATGACGCCGAGGTGGATGCCGTTGGAGAAGAAGTCACGGCCGCCGCCGAGGACGAGGACGGAGACGGGGCGGGTGCAGGCCTCCCGGTAGGCGGCGAGCAGGCGCCGGCACTGCGAGGTGCTCATCGCGCCGCCGGGGAAGGCGAACGTGAGGAAGCCGGCTCCGCCCTGCTCCCGGTAGCCGATGTCGGACCAGGTGCGCGGGCCCTCTTCGGCGTACGGAGGCGCGGGGAGCTCGGGGAGCGGTGGCAGCCGGTCGCCGAGGGCCAGGGTGGCGGGGAGTTTGACGGGAGCCGGCTCGGCCGCCGTGCGCCGGGCGCGGAGCTCGGGGATCCACACCGCTGCGTCGACGGTCGCCCGGCAGATGGCGCCCGCCCGGGTGGCGAGCAGCTCGCCGGGACGGCCCCGCAGCTGGTCCTCGGGGTGTCCGCCGTGCAGGAACCACTGGCCGCCGAGCAGTTCGTCGAGTACGCCGGGCTGGGAGTCGGCGGCGCGCAGCGCGCGCACGACGCTCTCCGTGGAGTCGTGGTGCCAGTCGATCCGGCGCAGTTCCTGGCGCAGGTAGGGCCGGGCGCGGCCCGATTCCTGCCGCTGCGGCACGTGGGTGCCCGAGGCGAAGCGGTCGACGGCCGTCAGTACGGCGGACAGGGCGGCGTCGGCGATCTCGCCGCGGTACGCGTCGCTCTTGCCGACGGGCGGCAGCGGGCAGTCCGCGGTGGCCCAGACGTCGCCCGCGTCCATCTCCTCGGCGGCCTGCAGGACGGTGACGCCCCAGCGGGTCGCGCCCTCGGTGACGGCCCAGTCCAGCGAGGAGGGTCCGCGGTCCCCGACGGGTCCGGGGTGGACGATCAGGCAGGTGTGGGCGGACCACACCTCGCGGGGGATGGCCGTCTTGAGCATCGGCGCGAGCACGAGGTCCGGCCGGTGGCGCTCGACGGCCTCGGCGAGGGAGACGCCGGGCAGGGCGAGCTCGACCGCCACACTGTGCCCGCGGTCCCTCAGTTCAGCGTGGACACGCTGAGTGAGACTGTTGAACGCGCTGGCGGCGAGCAGGATGTGCACGTGATCTCCCAAGCTTCCGGCCCCCGGCGATCTGCGGCCGCAACACGTACGACCGCTGGAGATCGTTGACCACCGGCGTGCGCACGCCGGCTCGACGTACGGGGGGTGTCACCCGGAAGGGGGCGCGCGGGCCGCCACCTGGTGGATACGCGACGTACGCGGGGACTGGAGCAAGTGGCCCGGCTCTCCCCTTGAGCAGGTGGCCCGGATCAGCCGACCGGCGCGAGCCTCAGGTGCTGAGGCGGACGCGTCAGGTGTGCGGAGAGGTCCGGGAGGAGCGGCGCCTCCCCGGCCGTGAACCAGAGCAGCACGTCCTCGCCGGTGCGTACGGGCAGGGCGGGGAAGGTGTTCGGGGCGTGTTCCGTGCGGTGGACCGCCGTCGGAGGGGAGCCGGCGGCGGCCAGCCGGGGACGCAGGCTCCGCTCGAAGTGGCCCTCGAAGGACGGGTCTGCGGGGTGGCAGATGGTCACCGTGACCGGGCCGGCGCCGGCCCGGGCGGCGAACCCCGGACCGCGCAGCAGGAGGACGTCGTCCGAGTCGGCCATGGTCGCGTTGGCCCGGTCGCGGTGCTCCTGCCAGACGGGGCCCTCGTAGAAGGCGCGCAGCGAGCGCTCCCGCCGCCCCATGTCCGGGAAGGCGCGCAGCCAGACGAAGCGGTCCGGGTCGTCGAGGTCCCGGAAGCGTCCGCCGACGGTGACGCCCGCCGCTTCCTGCCCGGTGACGAACTCCCGCTCGAAGAGTGCGATCAGGGTGTCCCGGGCACCGGGGTGCAAGGTGTACTGCCTGAGTTCGACGATCATCGCCGCAGACTAGGACCGGTCCGCTGACACCTCCTGTCAGTGGACCGGTCCGCGGTCGCCGGCGTCAGCAGCCCGGAGCCCCCGTGCCGCCGCGCTGCGGCAGACTCAGGTTGGGGGCGGAGCTCGGCCAGGTGAGGGTGACCGTCTTCGTCGTCCCGTCCGCGTTGAGCTGGACGATGGGGGCCGGCTTGCCGACCGGGTTGCCGTCGGCGCCGAACGAGAGCCAGCCGCTCGCCCCCGGGAGCATCTGCGCGCAGTAGAACTGGTGGAGGATGCCGGTCTCCAGCCCCGGGTTCTTCACGCCGGCCTCGTCGTGCCGGGCCGCGCTGATCGCGGCGACGGCGGCGTCGTGCGAGAGCATCGCCTGGCCGCTGGCGAGATCCGCGGGGTCGAAGGCCAGGGGTGCCGCTCCGGACAGGGTGGCCAGGGGCTGCTTCGTGCACGGGTCGGGCCGGCCGGTGAACGCGGACCAGAACTGGTCGTAGTTGCGCTTGGCGTCCGATCCGGGGCATTCGGTGCCCCATTCGTCCGGACTGGCCAGGGCGGTGTACGTCACCGTGACCCGGCCGGAGGCGAGGCCCTTGAGCACCGCGTCGTCGCGGATGGCCGCCGAGGCGTCGTCCCCGACCAGGATGCGCAGCTGCGGGATGCCGCAGGGCGCGCCCTGCACCCAGTTCTGCACGAACGCCCCGAGGTCGCGGCCGCGTCCGGCGAAGTACACGACGGACGGTGCGGCCTGGCACAGGTTGGCGTGCATCAGGTTGAACTGCTGGATCAGGTAGTCCTGGCGGCCGGCGCCGCTCGGGAGGCTCCGGGGCGAGGTGTACGGGAGCACCGTCACCGTGCGGTCCGGCGCCTGGAAGCGGGTCTTGGCCTCCGCCGCCAGCGTGGCCGTGTAGTCGTCGTCGGCGACGCTGTCCGCCACCACGGCGAGCGAGGTCACGGCCGGGCGCAACCCGGACACGTACTGGTTGGCCGCGATCACGGAGTCGGAGTTGGTGGGCGAGACCCGGAACATGTCGGGGATGGTCCGCTTGCCGGCCGGGTCCGCGGGGTCCAGGTTCATCGAGTTGCCGGTCACCGTGGACCCGATGACGGGGATGTGCAGCTGGGCGGAAATGGCCGCGGCCGCCTGGCGGGTCTGCTCGGTGCTCTGGCCCAGGCCGACGACCGCCGAGATGTGCTCGGCCGCGGCGTTCTTCTTGACGCTGGCGACCGCCTGCTGCCAGGACCCGTACTGACTGCCCATGTTGGCCAGGTACAGCTTGACGCCTGGTGTACTGCCGTACGCGGCCGTGTTGTTGGCACGCCAGACGGCGGCCATGGCGCCCTCGATGTTGTGGTAGAGCGATTCGTAGGTCAGCGTGTCCACGTCATCGATGGGCGAGAGGTTCAGCATCAGCACCACGCTGGTGGAGTTCCCCTGCACCGCCTCGTTGGCGGCGCGGATCGTGTCCTCCAGCTTGCCCATGCGCGCGGGTTCGCCCTTCGTGAAGGGCCTGCTGTCCAGGTTCACGCCGACGCAGGCCAACGGCGTGCCGGCGGCGGTCATTCCGGGACCGCACGACAGCGCGGGCGGGAACAGCACGCCGTAGCCCCACGTGCCGCCGAGCACGGCACCGGCCAGGAGCAGGAGGGCGGCCGTCAGCGAGAGCACGGGATGGCGGCGCAGCCGACCGAGCCGTGGGTTGCGTACACCTGCGGGCATGTGGACTCCTTGCGGTGCGCCCGGCCACGCCGACGGCGTGGCGCGGAGGGTCAGGCGAACAGCGCGCCCGCCTGCTGGAGGGCGCTGACGTCGAGCAGACGGGAGTTGTGCGAGAGCCGTTCGAAGCCCTCTTCGATCTGGGCGTCCCAGCGCCGGCTGCGCTCGGTGAGCGGATCGTTGTACAGCCACAGCAGCGCCAGGAGCTTGGCCGTGGCGACCGCCACGACGTCCCGGCCGCTCTGCTCGATCCCGGCGAGGAGGAGTGCGTACGACTCCTGGGCGGACTGCTCGTGGACCAGGCGGCACGGCGCCGAAGCCAGGTAGTCGAGCAAGCGCACCCATGCGCGGTGGTCCCGGTCGAACCGGTCGGCCAGCGCCTCGGCCACGGGGGCGAACTTGCCCAGGGCCAGGTCGTAGAAGAGCTGCTGTTCCTCGCGTGCGAAGCCCGGGCCGCCGTTGTGGGTGGCGGCGAGGGCGGCCAGGGCCCGGGCCTGGCGGGTGAACACGTCGTGCCACGGGTCGGCGGGATGCCCCCCTTCCGCTGCGGCGCCGGGGGCGCCGGCCGGGGTGGCGGCGGAGAGGGCGGTGAGCGCGCAGCGGCTCAGCCAGGGATGCAGGACGGGGGGTCTGTCCGCCTCGCCCCAGCCGACCTCCCGGATCCGGGACGGGCGGTGGAAGAAGGTGCTGACCCACAGGTGGCGGCGTAACAGCTCGAGGCTGCGGGGCAGGTCGGCTATGTCCGGCGGTACGCGGGGGTCGTCGGCGGTGCGCATGTCGGCGAGGTAGGCGGCCGCCAGGACGACGGGCGGCGGGTTGGTCCGTCCCGGCTCGGGGGCGGCGAGCCCTTCGGGAAGGCTGGTCTCCAGGGCCCGCGACCACAGCGGTCTTCCGCTCGCGTCGACCGCGGCGGGCAGGGGTCTCTCCGGTACGCCGGCCTCCGCGTCCGGCGGCGCGCTCTCGCGCTGCTCCTGCAGGGCGATGGCGGCGCCCCAGTGGCCGCCGGTGAGGGCGTGGACGACGGACGCCGCAACGGGTGCGGCGAGCGGCGCAGCGTCGTCGGTCAGGTACGAGACCCGCTCCTCGGACATCGGATCGAGCCACACGGGATACCAGTAGTGGGCCGCCGAGGCGGGGTCGGGGCCGGGGCCGGCGCCGGCCCCGTCCTGCCGGGTCCAGCCCGTACGGGTGGCCCGACTGAGGAGGGGGACGCGGCGCTGCGGGGTGTCCGGCAGCGGGGAGGTGCGCCAGGGCTCGCACCAGCGGGTGGTCCATTCCGGCTGCCACTGGTCGCAGGCGGCGAGGACGACGAGCGGGTCGGCGGCAGACCCGGAGCCCGGCTCGTTCTGCTCGTTGCGTATGCGTGCCGCGACGAGTGCGGCGAGGAACCGGCGGCCGGCCGGGGTCTGGGCGCCGTCCACGAAGAGGACCCAGGCGTGGTCGTGCCGGGCGGCCCGGCCTGCGTACTCCTCCGGCAGCTCGCACGAGCACGAGGAGCGCAGCGCCGGGTGCCGTTCCGCCTGGTCCTTGGCGTCGGCGAGGAACGCGGCCAGCAGCGGCCCGACCGCAGCCGACCGGGACGCGGAACTCAGCCTGATCAGCGCGTCGAGGGAGCTCGCGGCCTCGGCCTCCGGGATGCCGACGTGCCAGCGCAGCGCGTCGCGCAGGCCCCAGCGGGCGGTGCTCTGCAGCAGCGATCCGATCACCGGACGGGCCCGTTCCCGTGCGGCGGTGACGACTTCGCGCGCCTGCCCCTGGACGAGCGGGCTGAGCGCTCCGGTGACCACCACGTCCATCGTGGCGTCCACGGCCTCCTCGAGCCGGGTGGCGAACCGGCCGCGGCGGGTGTTGCGCGTGTACTGCTGGATCAGGCCTTTGATCTGGTCCGTGGCCCGGGAGCGGTCCGCTTCGAGGTTCTCGTTGAGGGCCAGCAGGCCGAGGGCGAACCGGTGGAAGACGGGGCTGCGGCGCAGCGTGTCCCAGCCGCGCATCATCTGGAAGGCCACCAGGGCCGCGGCGGACACCGGGTCGAGCGGGTTCTCGTGGAAGTCGAGGTGGGCGTGGACCACCGTGGAGCCGCAGCCCTGGGACAGGGAGCGAAGCATCGTGGTCTTGCCCGACTGCCGGGGTCCGAGCAGCGCCACCACGGGCTGCCGCTGGTCCGGGTACCGCCAGATCATGTGCCGAAGAAAAGCGTCGGTCCCCTCCGCATGGCCGAGCTCCGCCGTTGCGCTCACCATTCCCCCGCCCCCCAACCGAAAGATGCGACGCACCTGCCGACGGAACGGAAGGTAACACCGGGAAGACGCGGAGCGACGGTGAATGCCGCGGATCTCCTTCCCGGAATTCCGGGGACCACACGCAGATCCCTGCGCGGATCATGCGGTCGATCTTCAACGGATATTCTGCGTCCACGCAGGCGGGGCCAGAACGCCTGGAAGCAGATGCAACACCCGATGTGCCGGGCCGCACCGTGCGCGGCAGGAGATGGAGTCCCGATGGACGTGCAGCACTTCGAGCGGATCACCGCATTCATCGAGGCGCGGCTCACCCCGCTGTTCGGCGAGGCCACCGGCAGCGAGCACGGCTTCGCGATGGACGACACCTCCCGTGCCCTGCGCGCCCTGCGCAACGCGGTGCTGGAGGCCTCCGCGGTCAAGGGGCTCCTCGAGAAGCGGGCGGAGGCCGAGCCGGCGCTGCGCCGGGTCATCGACCAGTCGGTGGAGCACCACTGGGACGTGCTGCGCGGGATCGCCCGCCAGTGGGAGGACCACACCGACTTCCTGCGCGAGTTCAAGCGGCACGCGTGGGAGCTCGACGAGGTCCTGGCCGCTCCGGCCGCCACCACGGAGGGCTGAGCCCCGCCGGGTGCCGCCCCCCTGCCGACCGCGTCCGCGGGCCGGGGCGGCATCCGGCGCAGGTCCGCCGCCCCCGGAGTGACAATGGGTGTGTGGACCCGCTGCCGGGCCGGCAGGAGACGAAGATGAACGGCTCGGTCCCTATCGGACGTGTTGTCGGTGTGCCGCTGCGCATGCACTGGAGCGTGCCCCTGCTGGTGGTGCTGTTCGCGTACGGCCTCGGCCGCCAGACCCTGCCCGTGTGGACTCCGGGGCGCTCGAACGCCGTGTACACCGTCGCCAGTGTCGTGGGCGCGCTGCTGCTGATGGGCAGCCTGCTGCTGCACGAGACGGCGCACGCCGCGACCGCGCGCAGGAAGAAGATCTCCGTCGAGGACGTCACCCTGTGGGCGCTGGGCGGGATGACCAGGATGGGCCGGCCGCAGACCGCCGCGGCGGCCTTCGTGGTGGCGGTGAGCGGGCCGCTCACGAGCCTTGTGCTCGGTGGCGCCGCACTCGGCGCGGGGATCGGGCTGCACACCCTGCTCGGCTGGGCGGTGCCCGCAGCCGTCCTGGTGTGGCTCGGCTGGACGAACCTGTTCCTCGGCGTCTTCAACCTGCTGCCGGCCGCGCCGCTCGACGGCGGACGGGTGCTGCAGGCGCTGCTGTGGTGGCGTACGGGCGACCGGGAGCGGGCGGAGCGGGCGGCCTCGCGCAGCGGACAGGTCATGGGCGTGCTGCTGGCGGCCGTGGGCTGGATCTCCTTCCTGCGCGGGTCGTCGAGCGGACTGTGGCTGGTCTGCATCGGGCTCTTCGTCGCGTTCGTCGCGGGCGCCGAGCGCCAGCAGGCCGTGCTGCGTACGGGGCTGCGGGGCGTGCGCGTGGCCGATGCCATGTCCAGCCCGGTGACGACCGGGGCCGACTGGCTGAGCGTGCGGCAGTTCGTCGACGAGGTGGCCGTGGAATCCCGGCATTCCGCACTGCCGCTGCTCGATTTCGACGGCCGGCCCAGCGGGGTGGTGCACCTGCGCGCTCTGGCCCGGATCCAGGACGCTCAGCGGGACGCGCTGCGCGTACGGGACGTCGCGACCCCGCTGGCGCAGTGCGCCGTCGCCGCCCCGGACGACCTGCTGGGCGAGGCCCTGGACGGGCTGCGCCCGGGGACCGGGCTGCCGCTCCTGGTGGTGGACGGGGGCCGGCTGGTGGGGATCGTCACCGCGAAGGACATCAGCCGGCTCGTGCAGCGGCAGACGCTGCGCGGCCGCCGGGAGCCCGAGTGAGGCGGTGGCCGCCGGGGGCGGCGGCTGCGGCGGTCCGGCTCCGAGCGCGGCTTCGGGTGTGCGGCGTGACAATGGGGGTGCGATGACGTACATAGCCGTGAGCGCGTTGAGCCATGCCGGGCTGGTACGGGACCACAACGAGGACAGCCTCGTCGTCGGGCCGTGGACGCTGTGCGCCGGTGTGACCCGTAATCCGCAGACGCTCGTGTTCCCGACGGGCTCGCCGCTCGTCGTCGCGGTCGCCGACGGGATCGGCGGACAGCCTGCCGGCGAGGTGGCGAGCGCGCTGGTAGCCCGCCAACTCGCGATGCTCGGGCCCTCCTTGGACAGCGAGGGAGCCGTCCGCGAGGCGCTCGTCCTGTGCAACCAGGCGGTGTACGCGGCTGCCGACAGCGATGCGCAGCTGGCCACCATGGGCACCACGGTCGCGGGTGCCGTCGTACTGGAGGACTCGCTGATCTCCTTCAACGTCGGCGACAGCAGGGTGTTCGACGCCACGGCGGAGGAGCTGCGGCAGCTGAGCGTGGATGACAATCCGCCCCTGGAGCCGGGGCAGCGCACCACGTCGCTGCTGACCCAGGCACTCGGGGGCGCCCGCCGGCGCAGCGCGATCACGCCGCACGTCTCGACGGAGCCGCTGTCCGCCGGAGCCCGCTACCTGGTGTGCTCGGACGGGCTGACGGACCCGGTGGCGCCCGAGGAGCTCGACGAGCTGCTGCGGGTGCACGACGACGGCAAGGCCGCGTTCGAGCTGTGGAAGGCCGCCATCGATGCCGGCGG
This genomic interval carries:
- a CDS encoding PP2C family serine/threonine-protein phosphatase; its protein translation is MTYIAVSALSHAGLVRDHNEDSLVVGPWTLCAGVTRNPQTLVFPTGSPLVVAVADGIGGQPAGEVASALVARQLAMLGPSLDSEGAVREALVLCNQAVYAAADSDAQLATMGTTVAGAVVLEDSLISFNVGDSRVFDATAEELRQLSVDDNPPLEPGQRTTSLLTQALGGARRRSAITPHVSTEPLSAGARYLVCSDGLTDPVAPEELDELLRVHDDGKAAFELWKAAIDAGGPDNITLALVRIGA
- a CDS encoding ABC transporter substrate-binding protein, producing MPAGVRNPRLGRLRRHPVLSLTAALLLLAGAVLGGTWGYGVLFPPALSCGPGMTAAGTPLACVGVNLDSRPFTKGEPARMGKLEDTIRAANEAVQGNSTSVVLMLNLSPIDDVDTLTYESLYHNIEGAMAAVWRANNTAAYGSTPGVKLYLANMGSQYGSWQQAVASVKKNAAAEHISAVVGLGQSTEQTRQAAAAISAQLHIPVIGSTVTGNSMNLDPADPAGKRTIPDMFRVSPTNSDSVIAANQYVSGLRPAVTSLAVVADSVADDDYTATLAAEAKTRFQAPDRTVTVLPYTSPRSLPSGAGRQDYLIQQFNLMHANLCQAAPSVVYFAGRGRDLGAFVQNWVQGAPCGIPQLRILVGDDASAAIRDDAVLKGLASGRVTVTYTALASPDEWGTECPGSDAKRNYDQFWSAFTGRPDPCTKQPLATLSGAAPLAFDPADLASGQAMLSHDAAVAAISAARHDEAGVKNPGLETGILHQFYCAQMLPGASGWLSFGADGNPVGKPAPIVQLNADGTTKTVTLTWPSSAPNLSLPQRGGTGAPGC
- a CDS encoding site-2 protease family protein yields the protein MNGSVPIGRVVGVPLRMHWSVPLLVVLFAYGLGRQTLPVWTPGRSNAVYTVASVVGALLLMGSLLLHETAHAATARRKKISVEDVTLWALGGMTRMGRPQTAAAAFVVAVSGPLTSLVLGGAALGAGIGLHTLLGWAVPAAVLVWLGWTNLFLGVFNLLPAAPLDGGRVLQALLWWRTGDRERAERAASRSGQVMGVLLAAVGWISFLRGSSSGLWLVCIGLFVAFVAGAERQQAVLRTGLRGVRVADAMSSPVTTGADWLSVRQFVDEVAVESRHSALPLLDFDGRPSGVVHLRALARIQDAQRDALRVRDVATPLAQCAVAAPDDLLGEALDGLRPGTGLPLLVVDGGRLVGIVTAKDISRLVQRQTLRGRREPE